The Nitrosospira lacus genome window below encodes:
- a CDS encoding PBSX family phage terminase large subunit has protein sequence MTAHRAEFPEKLRFLFETARYKILYGGRGGAKSWSVARALLIQAAATPLRILCAREFQNSIAESVHHLLQSQIAEIGLESFYEVQNNIILGRNGSEFLFAGLRNNITRIKSFEGIDRVWVEEAQAVSKPSWDTLVPTIRKEGSEIWVTYNPELETDETHQRFVVNPPAGAVVVKVNWNDNPWFPDTLLREKDDLKTRDPDAYLNVWEGHCRLTLDGAIYARELRLAQEEGRVRSVPYDAAKPVHTFFDLGWADNTSIWFAQTVGSELRLIDYYSNNQMPIQHYINVLQDKGYLYGTDWLPHDARAKTLATGRSVEEIMFAAGRKVRIVPNLSISDGINAARTIFNRCYFDEAKCAEGLQSLRHYRFDVDPATRQLSGRPLHDHHSHAADAFRYFAVSTEDDRPAGSARGISMKGWRA, from the coding sequence ATGACCGCGCACAGGGCGGAATTTCCTGAAAAACTTCGATTTCTGTTCGAAACGGCGAGATACAAGATTTTATATGGCGGCCGTGGCGGCGCAAAGTCATGGAGCGTTGCAAGGGCATTGCTGATACAGGCTGCGGCCACGCCGCTGCGCATACTGTGTGCGCGCGAGTTCCAGAATTCGATTGCCGAGTCGGTGCATCACCTATTGCAATCCCAGATTGCCGAAATCGGCCTAGAATCATTTTACGAAGTGCAGAACAACATCATTCTGGGTAGAAATGGCTCCGAATTCTTGTTTGCCGGGCTGCGCAACAACATTACGCGGATAAAGTCGTTCGAGGGCATTGACCGGGTATGGGTGGAGGAAGCCCAAGCGGTAAGCAAGCCAAGCTGGGATACGCTTGTTCCGACCATCCGCAAGGAGGGTTCGGAAATCTGGGTGACCTATAACCCGGAGCTGGAGACCGACGAAACGCATCAGCGGTTTGTTGTCAATCCGCCGGCGGGAGCCGTCGTTGTAAAGGTCAACTGGAATGACAACCCGTGGTTTCCGGATACGTTGCTGCGCGAGAAGGATGACTTGAAAACGAGGGATCCCGACGCGTACCTGAATGTCTGGGAGGGTCATTGCCGTCTTACGCTCGACGGTGCGATTTACGCCAGGGAACTGAGGCTGGCCCAGGAAGAAGGCCGCGTCAGGAGCGTACCTTACGATGCCGCAAAACCGGTGCATACGTTCTTCGATCTGGGCTGGGCGGATAACACCAGCATATGGTTTGCGCAAACTGTCGGCAGCGAACTCAGATTAATCGATTATTACAGCAACAATCAGATGCCAATACAACACTACATCAATGTGCTGCAAGACAAGGGATATTTATATGGCACGGATTGGCTGCCGCACGACGCCAGGGCCAAAACGCTGGCCACGGGCCGAAGCGTGGAGGAAATCATGTTCGCAGCCGGGCGCAAGGTGAGGATAGTGCCGAATCTTTCGATTTCCGACGGTATCAATGCCGCCAGAACGATATTCAACCGTTGCTATTTCGATGAAGCGAAGTGTGCGGAAGGACTGCAGAGCCTGCGGCATTACCGGTTCGATGTCGATCCGGCCACAAGGCAGCTCAGTGGCAGGCCGCTGCACGATCACCATAGCCATGCCGCGGACGCATTCCGCTACTTTGCCGTGTCCACCGAAGACGACAGGCCAGCCGGTAGCGCGCGCGGCATCAGCATGAAAGGCTGGCGCGCATGA
- a CDS encoding right-handed parallel beta-helix repeat-containing protein, which produces MATYCVDPTAATNGTGSLASPFNAWSSAWSAAGAGSSDVLLQKQGTTFTGTIGCSRNGASAAAPIIMGVYRAQTGERITGTQGAARVNGNGNAIGINMQDRYNVLVDGFEVYNCQNYGIYEGHSTGTADQKADYVTAVQLKNLYVHHIYAYDLAAIWIQGSGVRYNNILIEDCAGDGLCHAGSVTGEDIVVRRINNTAGGLGDCIAHHYCRSNSYWRRCLLDHSNNSQKQPMVLGTGVLIPASSIVIEDCELIGNAEGAGSLSANFVTGLKIRRNKLTGDKGIYILGATSSADIDSNIVMGRGGNTIGIGCTSGATVNARQNTIIAHQRAIELLGTKNVATNNLIQSAGSTPILAYAKTTNYTNLDGNAEVDVLYRPQTVTVKRRGTYVGGKDFYGKQFYNPPNIGAVDDLPATRKYLVITRR; this is translated from the coding sequence ATGGCTACATACTGTGTAGATCCCACGGCAGCAACGAATGGCACGGGTAGTCTTGCCTCTCCGTTCAATGCCTGGAGCAGCGCGTGGTCCGCTGCAGGCGCGGGCAGCAGCGATGTTCTCTTGCAGAAACAGGGCACCACCTTTACCGGAACCATCGGATGCAGCAGGAATGGTGCAAGCGCCGCGGCGCCGATCATCATGGGTGTTTACCGTGCCCAGACAGGTGAGCGCATCACCGGCACTCAAGGCGCGGCAAGGGTCAATGGCAACGGAAATGCCATAGGCATTAACATGCAGGATCGCTATAATGTCCTGGTGGATGGTTTCGAGGTTTACAACTGCCAGAATTATGGAATTTACGAAGGGCATTCCACCGGAACCGCCGATCAGAAGGCGGATTATGTAACTGCTGTCCAGTTAAAGAATCTATACGTACATCATATATATGCATACGATCTGGCTGCAATCTGGATTCAGGGATCGGGCGTAAGATATAACAATATCCTGATCGAGGATTGCGCCGGCGATGGGCTGTGTCATGCCGGCAGCGTGACTGGCGAGGATATCGTAGTCAGAAGAATCAATAACACCGCCGGAGGTCTGGGCGATTGCATCGCGCATCATTATTGCAGGTCTAATTCCTACTGGCGCCGCTGTCTGCTTGATCATTCCAATAATTCCCAGAAGCAGCCCATGGTGCTTGGAACAGGCGTCCTGATTCCTGCGAGCAGCATTGTTATTGAAGACTGCGAATTGATTGGCAATGCGGAAGGGGCGGGATCGCTATCGGCGAATTTTGTGACCGGCCTCAAGATCCGCAGGAACAAGCTTACCGGCGATAAGGGCATCTATATCCTGGGTGCCACAAGCAGCGCGGATATCGACAGCAATATCGTGATGGGGCGGGGTGGCAATACGATAGGGATAGGCTGCACATCGGGTGCGACGGTCAATGCAAGGCAAAATACGATCATAGCGCATCAGAGAGCCATAGAGCTTCTCGGCACCAAGAATGTGGCAACGAACAATCTCATACAGTCCGCTGGTTCCACCCCCATTCTCGCGTATGCCAAGACAACAAATTACACCAATCTTGACGGCAACGCTGAAGTCGACGTGCTTTACCGCCCGCAGACCGTAACCGTCAAAAGGAGAGGAACTTACGTGGGGGGCAAGGATTTTTATGGAAAGCAGTTTTATAATCCGCCCAATATTGGCGCGGTGGACGATTTGCCGGCCACCCGCAAGTACCTGGTAATCACACGGCGCTGA
- a CDS encoding DUF6682 family protein — protein MMAFTYQSAVDLARVPLNDAGKDRYPDLILLSFANQGILQIFMRRPDLFAGRFDNPPDGGNLLADAFPLPAEYLQILADYITARAEMTDDEYVNAGRAAMFMQLFMSGVAT, from the coding sequence ATGATGGCCTTCACCTATCAGTCTGCCGTCGATCTCGCGCGAGTTCCGCTTAATGATGCAGGTAAGGACCGGTATCCGGACCTCATTTTATTGTCGTTTGCCAACCAGGGAATCCTGCAAATCTTCATGCGGCGCCCCGATTTGTTCGCAGGCCGATTTGATAATCCGCCCGATGGCGGGAATCTGCTCGCCGACGCCTTCCCGCTGCCCGCCGAATATCTGCAAATCCTGGCGGATTACATCACGGCGAGAGCCGAGATGACTGACGACGAGTACGTCAACGCCGGGCGTGCGGCCATGTTCATGCAACTCTTTATGTCGGGCGTCGCAACATGA
- a CDS encoding Bor/Iss family lipoprotein — protein sequence MIPATAIIAEIIKNLRSTCIVACMAGLLILPGCASFQITIPDSDPIKPKGHTEGYLKKTMHAYFWGLVLDPQVLSAECDGQGINDVIVYRSLAHDLAGVITLGFWMPTEVYYRCKAPPTRPGVLPSPSKRSKSRQLS from the coding sequence ATGATTCCCGCTACGGCGATAATCGCGGAAATAATAAAAAATCTTCGCTCCACCTGTATTGTCGCCTGCATGGCAGGCCTTCTTATTTTGCCCGGCTGCGCCAGCTTTCAGATCACAATACCGGATTCCGATCCCATCAAACCCAAGGGCCATACCGAGGGGTATTTGAAGAAGACCATGCATGCCTACTTCTGGGGACTGGTGCTTGATCCGCAGGTACTGTCGGCGGAATGCGATGGCCAGGGCATCAACGACGTTATCGTCTACCGCTCATTGGCGCATGACCTGGCAGGAGTGATTACCCTGGGTTTCTGGATGCCAACGGAGGTGTATTACCGCTGCAAGGCGCCCCCGACAAGGCCGGGTGTGCTCCCATCGCCATCCAAGCGATCGAAATCACGGCAGCTTTCCTGA
- a CDS encoding right-handed parallel beta-helix repeat-containing protein, producing MATYYVDPTAPCNGTGVFGLPFNTWSSAWTAAGAGSSDVLLQKQGTTFTGTVGCSKNGASADAPIIIGVYNAITGERVMGVRGAAKINGNGGSIGINMQNCFNVLIDGFEIYNCQNYGVYEGHSAGTVDQKADYVTAVQLKNLYVHHIYAYDLAAIWMQGSGVKYNNILIEDCAGDGICHAGSVTGEDITIRRINDTAQGLGDCISHQYCRSNSVWRRCLLDHSNNSQKQPMVLGTGVLIPASGIVVEDSEFIGNAEGAGLVSVNFVTGVTIRRNKFTGNKGAYVLGATSVADIDSNIIIGQGGNTIGIGCTLGATVNARHNTIIGHQRGIELTGINNMAKNNIVYSTGSTPVIAYSKANNYTNLEGDPALNLFYLPQTPAVKGAGIYLGGTDYYGSEFSNPPNIGAVDELSAAMK from the coding sequence ATGGCCACATATTACGTAGATCCGACTGCTCCATGCAATGGCACGGGCGTTTTCGGCTTACCCTTCAATACCTGGAGCAGCGCGTGGACGGCGGCAGGGGCTGGCAGCAGCGATGTACTTTTACAGAAACAGGGCACGACTTTTACCGGCACCGTCGGATGCAGCAAAAATGGTGCAAGCGCTGACGCTCCAATTATTATTGGCGTTTACAACGCCATTACCGGAGAGCGTGTCATGGGGGTGAGAGGAGCAGCAAAGATCAATGGCAATGGCGGCAGCATTGGCATCAACATGCAAAACTGCTTTAACGTACTGATAGATGGTTTCGAGATTTACAACTGCCAGAATTATGGGGTTTACGAAGGGCATTCCGCCGGGACCGTGGATCAGAAGGCCGACTATGTGACCGCTGTGCAGTTGAAGAATTTATACGTGCATCATATATATGCATATGATCTGGCGGCAATCTGGATGCAGGGTTCGGGCGTCAAGTACAATAATATTCTAATCGAGGATTGTGCTGGCGATGGCATATGCCACGCTGGCAGCGTTACCGGCGAAGACATAACCATCCGAAGAATCAACGATACAGCCCAAGGCCTGGGTGATTGCATATCGCATCAATATTGCAGATCCAATTCCGTATGGCGCAGATGCCTGCTTGATCATTCCAATAATTCCCAGAAGCAGCCCATGGTGCTTGGAACAGGCGTCCTGATTCCTGCGAGCGGCATTGTTGTTGAGGATAGCGAATTTATTGGCAACGCGGAAGGGGCGGGGCTGGTCTCGGTGAATTTTGTGACCGGGGTTACGATCCGCAGGAATAAATTCACCGGGAACAAGGGGGCCTATGTTCTGGGAGCCACCAGCGTAGCCGATATTGACAGCAATATCATTATCGGACAGGGTGGAAATACCATCGGGATCGGTTGCACATTGGGTGCAACGGTCAATGCACGGCATAACACCATTATCGGTCATCAAAGGGGCATAGAGCTTACCGGGATTAACAACATGGCGAAAAATAACATCGTCTACTCTACCGGCAGCACGCCCGTTATCGCATATTCCAAGGCGAATAATTATACCAATCTTGAGGGCGACCCCGCGCTTAATCTGTTCTATCTCCCGCAAACACCCGCGGTGAAGGGGGCCGGTATTTATCTTGGAGGAACGGATTACTACGGTAGCGAATTTAGCAACCCTCCCAATATCGGGGCGGTGGATGAGCTATCGGCTGCCATGAAGTAA
- a CDS encoding DUF4043 family protein produces MAETNVASGSSIAVKHYSAALFANTLKGASAMENLAGPVEPSAAMEKIAGQTQPGMPIVRIDNLMKNAGDIVTLDLVDTVSGEPLMGDVNREGKGDTLSFSSMDIKIDLASKVIDAGGSMSQQRTKHNLREIALAQLSGYFPRLDTQESLVHLAGARGSQTGTDWTIPLQSSANFAAVMVNPVKAPTYNRHFVVNGANLTSGGQQLGSIVSTDQLKLMHLDNLRKRLDDMDQPLQSVKLAGDRAAQTSKMWVFLATPNQYSILLTEGSLRAFQQNAVNRAAYLDTRHPLFAGEAGMWNGILVIKNERAIRFLPGESTKIVTAANAATAAETDQAINPSLSAGYAVERGLLLGAQALGVAYGKTGISGMQFGWKEHWYNFESNLEVMGERVCGKGKVRLSINDGSGAKIPTDFGVIAVDSVISL; encoded by the coding sequence ATGGCTGAAACCAATGTAGCAAGCGGCAGCTCGATCGCGGTGAAACATTATAGCGCCGCACTGTTTGCCAATACGCTGAAAGGCGCATCGGCGATGGAGAACCTGGCCGGGCCGGTGGAACCATCCGCCGCGATGGAAAAGATCGCCGGGCAGACCCAACCGGGCATGCCGATCGTCAGGATCGACAACCTGATGAAAAATGCCGGGGATATCGTTACGCTCGATCTGGTCGACACCGTCAGCGGAGAACCGTTGATGGGGGATGTCAATCGCGAAGGCAAGGGCGACACGCTGTCATTTTCCTCGATGGATATCAAGATCGACCTGGCAAGCAAGGTGATTGATGCGGGCGGCAGCATGTCGCAGCAGCGCACCAAGCATAACCTGCGCGAAATCGCGCTGGCACAGCTGTCGGGCTATTTCCCGCGCCTTGATACGCAGGAGTCGCTGGTGCATCTGGCGGGTGCGCGCGGATCGCAGACCGGCACGGATTGGACGATACCGCTCCAGAGCAGCGCCAATTTCGCTGCGGTAATGGTTAATCCGGTCAAGGCACCGACGTATAACCGGCATTTCGTGGTGAACGGCGCCAACCTTACCTCGGGTGGACAGCAATTGGGTTCCATCGTTTCCACCGATCAACTCAAGCTGATGCATCTGGATAATCTGCGCAAGCGATTGGACGACATGGACCAGCCCCTGCAGTCAGTGAAGCTTGCCGGCGACCGGGCGGCACAGACATCAAAAATGTGGGTATTCCTCGCCACACCGAACCAGTACTCGATATTGCTGACCGAAGGCTCCCTGCGGGCATTTCAGCAGAATGCCGTGAATCGCGCCGCCTATCTGGATACCCGCCATCCGCTGTTCGCCGGCGAAGCCGGCATGTGGAACGGTATTCTGGTGATAAAAAACGAGCGCGCCATTCGCTTTCTGCCTGGCGAAAGCACAAAGATTGTCACCGCCGCCAATGCGGCAACCGCGGCGGAAACCGATCAGGCCATCAACCCCTCCCTAAGCGCCGGTTATGCCGTCGAGCGGGGCCTTTTGCTGGGCGCGCAGGCACTTGGGGTGGCTTACGGCAAAACAGGGATCAGCGGCATGCAGTTCGGCTGGAAGGAACACTGGTACAACTTTGAGAGCAATCTGGAAGTCATGGGTGAGCGGGTATGTGGCAAGGGCAAAGTGCGTCTGTCGATCAATGACGGTAGCGGCGCAAAGATACCGACCGACTTCGGTGTGATTGCAGTCGATTCCGTTATCTCCCTCTAA
- a CDS encoding Tat pathway signal protein yields the protein MTPPVPEQLVDAMAARACRMHYYLWHEIRDNWVNYPKDLQDELRKAGWEPPRPALDENGEPFVDNGSGEDYLYMHRQTIQYANKILARAGDPNYRRIEGWLEIPSPDDPDFPVPAPWFDPGEFPVVIQFMTRSKTELTFQKYLKPWENMFTDPGFLKDISLGMLGALIHTTVHDTVKRRWSAVPGARRPEPGPEVETIPVEWDDPRYNYLPDFYSMQVNPVYWKFYGWVDDRIESWKVVHCIFGSNFWQGKWMGKIPDAGEGAPAGLYERLEDPAVANTHAAETEHLLLTIGRRLASGNSPA from the coding sequence GTGACCCCTCCCGTTCCTGAACAACTTGTCGATGCGATGGCTGCCCGGGCATGTCGAATGCATTACTATCTCTGGCATGAGATACGTGACAACTGGGTAAATTATCCAAAAGACCTGCAGGATGAGTTGCGCAAGGCGGGATGGGAGCCGCCCCGGCCAGCCCTGGATGAGAATGGGGAGCCATTCGTGGACAATGGCTCTGGCGAGGATTATCTCTATATGCACCGTCAGACCATCCAATATGCAAACAAGATCCTTGCACGGGCGGGCGATCCGAACTATCGGCGTATAGAAGGCTGGCTGGAGATCCCCTCTCCGGACGATCCAGACTTCCCCGTTCCGGCGCCGTGGTTTGATCCGGGAGAGTTCCCGGTGGTCATCCAATTCATGACGCGATCCAAGACTGAGCTTACCTTCCAGAAGTACCTCAAGCCCTGGGAGAACATGTTCACCGATCCCGGGTTTTTGAAGGATATAAGCCTCGGCATGCTGGGCGCGCTTATCCACACTACGGTACATGACACAGTGAAGCGGAGGTGGTCGGCGGTTCCAGGTGCCCGGCGCCCAGAGCCCGGCCCTGAGGTTGAGACGATACCGGTCGAATGGGACGATCCTCGGTACAACTACCTCCCGGATTTTTATTCGATGCAGGTTAATCCGGTTTATTGGAAGTTTTATGGGTGGGTGGATGACAGGATCGAAAGCTGGAAAGTGGTTCATTGCATTTTTGGAAGCAATTTCTGGCAGGGCAAATGGATGGGGAAGATACCTGATGCGGGGGAGGGAGCGCCCGCCGGGCTTTACGAGAGGCTTGAGGATCCGGCGGTTGCCAATACGCACGCCGCAGAGACTGAGCACCTTCTTCTCACTATCGGACGCCGTCTTGCATCGGGAAACTCGCCCGCATAG
- a CDS encoding FAD-binding protein has protein sequence MPNGQGRSFFRPQALETGRHQSYEQALEGEYAFSIDRGGKPPFETYNDATRELQGIIQTCVQDGVSLRAHGSLWSLSTVAVTDGRLIDTAALRLAFEVPQALTHPAYGGDAAKLRFVECGNSVAALNDYLFAAGLSVKGCGSNNGQTIAGALSTGTHGGAYRFGAMQEMVVGLHLITGPDKHVYLERKSFPVMQPAFAESIGADFIQDDTLFNAALVSFGSFGIIHGIMIETRELFLLNAVRFRHPYDATLKAAIAACDPTRVALPAEANAVPRDKPYHFEIFFNPNEGTPPDEAIVLIMYEGIYDPNHYTPPAWNAGEAGLGASGLDIMGAVVGRIPSPLNKVAVPFLNSQVNQEFAPYFKQALIRDLFRGEKTLGKTLACGVGMPVARAVEAMEIAFKAYKNSDAVLPVILSHRFVKGTQALLGFTRFDTTAIMELDAVNTPETRAFYNQVWNDLDAAGIPFTLHWGKYNSFLTPDRVRNRYGNAAVDQWIASRETLMESAAVRQIFNNAFMSGVGLAS, from the coding sequence ATGCCCAACGGACAAGGACGCAGTTTCTTCAGGCCGCAGGCACTCGAGACGGGGCGACATCAATCTTACGAGCAGGCGCTTGAGGGAGAATACGCCTTTAGCATAGACCGGGGCGGCAAGCCGCCCTTCGAAACCTACAACGACGCAACCAGGGAGTTGCAGGGCATCATCCAGACCTGTGTTCAGGATGGCGTTTCGCTGCGGGCGCATGGCAGTCTCTGGTCGCTGAGCACGGTTGCTGTCACGGATGGCCGCCTGATCGATACCGCGGCCCTGCGGCTGGCGTTCGAGGTGCCCCAAGCACTGACGCACCCGGCATACGGAGGTGATGCCGCCAAGCTGCGCTTCGTCGAATGTGGCAACTCGGTTGCCGCGCTGAACGACTATCTCTTTGCGGCCGGTTTGTCGGTCAAGGGCTGCGGCTCCAATAACGGCCAGACCATTGCCGGTGCGCTCTCAACGGGCACGCACGGGGGCGCCTACAGGTTTGGCGCCATGCAGGAGATGGTCGTCGGCCTGCATCTCATCACCGGGCCGGACAAGCATGTCTACCTGGAACGGAAATCCTTCCCTGTCATGCAACCCGCATTTGCCGAAAGCATAGGCGCGGATTTTATACAGGACGACACCTTGTTCAATGCCGCGCTGGTAAGTTTTGGCTCCTTCGGAATCATACACGGCATCATGATCGAGACGCGCGAGCTGTTCCTCCTCAATGCCGTGCGCTTCCGGCATCCCTACGATGCCACACTCAAAGCGGCGATTGCCGCTTGCGACCCCACACGCGTTGCCCTGCCGGCGGAAGCCAATGCCGTGCCCAGGGACAAGCCCTATCATTTCGAGATCTTCTTCAACCCCAACGAAGGCACGCCCCCGGACGAAGCCATCGTTCTTATCATGTATGAGGGGATTTACGACCCGAACCACTATACCCCGCCGGCATGGAATGCCGGTGAGGCTGGCTTGGGTGCATCGGGACTGGATATCATGGGAGCGGTGGTGGGCAGGATACCCAGCCCGCTCAACAAGGTGGCCGTGCCGTTTCTGAACAGCCAGGTGAATCAGGAGTTCGCTCCCTATTTCAAGCAGGCGCTCATCCGCGATCTCTTCCGCGGCGAGAAAACGCTGGGAAAGACACTGGCCTGCGGCGTCGGCATGCCGGTGGCGCGCGCGGTCGAGGCAATGGAAATCGCTTTCAAGGCATACAAGAATTCAGACGCGGTTTTGCCGGTCATTCTCTCGCACCGTTTCGTCAAAGGCACCCAGGCACTGCTTGGATTTACCCGTTTCGACACCACCGCCATCATGGAGCTGGACGCGGTCAATACGCCAGAAACCCGCGCGTTCTACAACCAGGTCTGGAACGATCTGGACGCGGCGGGTATTCCGTTTACGCTGCATTGGGGCAAGTACAATTCCTTCCTTACGCCGGATCGCGTGCGCAACCGCTACGGCAATGCCGCCGTCGATCAGTGGATCGCCAGCCGCGAAACCCTCATGGAAAGCGCGGCGGTGCGGCAGATCTTCAACAATGCCTTTATGTCCGGCGTGGGATTGGCAAGCTGA